One region of Ahniella affigens genomic DNA includes:
- a CDS encoding WGR domain-containing protein codes for MKRTFYLQDDQSNKFWNIECRGNTIITENGRIGAKPRLTQKNFESPDAALRAVARDIHEKRKKGYLEGDASSLPPHSKRLPPRLVRINHDDYKARYVGKLKDGSQFFLTFPFEPRLEGRKGGNYIALYRFDEYGALLEAEIFDEKQEGLTTESAVDAFTERLLERLGPHTFQDISVTPFSVSAFGLEFGLIFDPGDDDTDDAGEDDDDDDDPSIWVTVEPGNYMAFYPPWDGEYDT; via the coding sequence ATGAAGCGAACTTTCTATCTGCAGGACGATCAATCCAACAAGTTTTGGAACATCGAATGCCGTGGCAATACGATCATTACCGAAAACGGTCGGATTGGCGCCAAGCCCAGATTGACGCAAAAAAACTTTGAAAGCCCCGACGCTGCGTTGCGCGCGGTTGCGCGCGACATTCATGAGAAGCGCAAAAAGGGTTACCTTGAAGGCGACGCGTCCAGCCTGCCACCCCATTCAAAACGATTGCCGCCACGGCTCGTACGCATCAACCACGATGACTACAAGGCGCGCTACGTCGGCAAGCTGAAGGACGGCTCACAGTTCTTTCTGACCTTTCCCTTCGAGCCGCGACTTGAAGGTCGCAAGGGCGGCAACTACATCGCTCTGTACCGATTCGATGAATATGGCGCGTTGCTTGAGGCAGAGATCTTCGACGAGAAGCAGGAAGGGCTCACGACGGAATCGGCTGTCGACGCGTTCACCGAACGCTTGTTGGAGCGCCTGGGGCCACACACCTTCCAGGACATCTCGGTGACACCCTTTAGTGTCAGCGCTTTCGGCTTGGAATTCGGGCTGATCTTTGATCCAGGCGATGACGATACCGACGACGCCGGTGAAGACGACGACGATGACGATGACCCATCGATCTGGGTGACCGTGGAGCCTGGAAACTACATGGCCTTCTATCCGCCGTGGGATGGCGAGTACGACACCTGA
- a CDS encoding YggL family protein has translation MNQRTPPRRSRVRRLRKKLYVDEFQVLGFELKLQRQENESADADNAFWNDFLREAIESSGLTYGGADDGFVVPQSRRSATEADRHWVAAWLQSRPDVEHFEVGPLIDATYAPEDVRDLYVPDVVRPYQKLVAGWRKRRGPSN, from the coding sequence ATGAACCAACGAACGCCACCCCGCCGAAGCCGGGTCCGCCGGCTCCGAAAAAAACTATACGTCGACGAGTTCCAAGTCCTGGGATTTGAGCTCAAACTGCAACGCCAAGAGAATGAGTCGGCCGATGCAGACAACGCGTTTTGGAATGATTTCCTTCGCGAAGCGATCGAATCATCAGGCCTGACCTACGGTGGCGCCGATGATGGCTTTGTCGTGCCCCAAAGCCGTCGAAGTGCAACTGAGGCCGATCGGCATTGGGTTGCTGCGTGGCTTCAATCGCGACCCGACGTCGAACACTTCGAGGTTGGCCCGCTCATTGACGCGACATACGCACCCGAGGACGTCCGCGATCTGTACGTGCCAGATGTGGTGCGGCCATACCAGAAGCTGGTAGCAGGCTGGCGGAAGCGGCGCGGTCCCTCCAATTGA
- a CDS encoding S41 family peptidase has product MDAESPTFRAEDLRSDLAALHAGLQEAHVDLYARQSKAALDQAFAEAMHGIDRPLTRTAAELYFQRVVAKVQVAHARIDLPFARWSAYRDAGGRALPLFLRVDDGRVYVWELAMPVAGLAPGDEVISVDGHAALSWLNNLGALVSADTDYMRYAQMERLLPMLAWLAHGDVDGVALQVRRSDGHVASVTVASRCRAEILAAATTPADQAAPASREFRLLNATTGYLKPGPFYDDRPEAETPWSTTAFRTFIDASFQDLIAKNADTLIIDLRDNPGGDNSFSDLMLAWFATQPFRFSPGFEIKVSPQTTASNQARLDSAPADAGGASADMAKLFVGKQTGDVVVYPIPEVAPRPGDRFRGKVYVLINRHTYSNATNVAAVIQDYKFGTLLGEETSDLASTLGAMEQFTLPHTGIVVGYPKARILRPNRDPAPRGVVPDHVLVSPHGRDGHDAVLALALDWVRQQTE; this is encoded by the coding sequence ATGGATGCCGAATCGCCCACATTCCGCGCCGAAGACTTACGGTCAGACTTGGCCGCGCTTCACGCGGGTCTTCAGGAAGCGCATGTCGATCTGTACGCGCGCCAGTCGAAAGCTGCGCTCGACCAAGCGTTTGCCGAGGCGATGCATGGGATCGATCGGCCACTGACCCGAACCGCAGCCGAGCTCTATTTTCAGCGCGTTGTCGCAAAGGTGCAGGTGGCGCACGCCCGGATCGACCTGCCATTTGCGCGCTGGTCCGCCTACCGGGATGCCGGTGGCCGTGCGCTCCCGTTGTTTCTGCGGGTCGACGACGGCCGGGTGTATGTCTGGGAGCTCGCGATGCCGGTCGCGGGCCTCGCGCCCGGTGACGAGGTGATCAGCGTGGATGGACATGCCGCCCTGTCCTGGCTCAACAACCTCGGTGCGTTGGTGTCGGCCGATACCGACTACATGCGTTATGCACAGATGGAGCGCTTGCTACCCATGTTGGCCTGGCTCGCGCACGGCGATGTGGATGGCGTGGCGTTGCAAGTCCGCCGAAGCGACGGGCACGTTGCAAGCGTCACCGTGGCGAGCCGCTGTCGGGCCGAGATTTTGGCGGCAGCCACAACTCCTGCTGACCAAGCAGCGCCGGCATCTCGTGAATTCCGGTTGCTCAATGCAACCACCGGCTATCTCAAACCTGGTCCGTTTTATGACGATCGGCCGGAAGCCGAAACGCCCTGGAGCACGACGGCCTTTCGGACGTTTATCGATGCCTCGTTTCAGGACCTGATCGCCAAGAACGCCGACACGTTGATCATCGATCTGCGCGACAACCCTGGCGGCGACAACTCGTTCAGCGATTTGATGCTGGCCTGGTTTGCGACCCAACCCTTCCGCTTCAGCCCCGGTTTCGAAATCAAAGTCAGCCCGCAGACTACCGCCTCCAATCAAGCGAGACTGGACAGCGCACCGGCGGATGCTGGCGGCGCGTCGGCTGATATGGCCAAGCTGTTTGTTGGCAAGCAAACGGGTGACGTAGTGGTCTATCCGATCCCAGAAGTTGCGCCGCGTCCTGGTGATCGCTTCCGAGGCAAGGTGTACGTGCTGATCAATCGCCACACATACTCGAATGCCACGAACGTCGCCGCAGTGATTCAGGACTACAAGTTCGGCACCTTGCTCGGTGAAGAGACCTCTGACCTCGCGAGCACGCTTGGCGCGATGGAACAGTTCACGCTGCCGCACACCGGCATTGTGGTGGGCTACCCCAAGGCTCGTATCCTCCGACCGAATCGGGACCCTGCCCCGCGCGGCGTCGTGCCCGATCATGTGTTGGTCAGCCCGCACGGGCGAGATGGGCACGATGCGGTACTGGCGCTGGCGCTGGATTGGGTCCGACAGCAGACCGAATGA
- a CDS encoding SPFH domain-containing protein, producing the protein MGLIQAVAGSVGGVLADQWKDFYTVPNGLPATAAVFAAVPQGTNAGRGSNTKGSSNIISNGSKIVVPEGYGLLLLQDGAITGFVAEPGGYEWRSDDLNSKSIFAGDGLVDSLIKQSWERFKFGGQPGSQQAAFFVSLKELPDNRFGTQSEIYWDDGFLNTQVGAVTRGSYTMKIVDPILFVKNFVPAAYLQPGKVFDFTDLDNAAASQLFNEVVSSLAPAFSLYTNDPSKNNRITKLQQDSIGFAKSLSAAVENAYQWKTDRGLAIVKTAIVSIEYDANTKELLKTVQRADALSGARGNSNLQASVAAGIQAAGENSGAAGLVGIGMASGMMGGVAGIQQPVTPAAEDPIAKLKKAKEMLDLGLITQADYDTLKAKALGL; encoded by the coding sequence ATGGGTCTGATTCAAGCAGTTGCGGGTTCGGTTGGCGGCGTGCTCGCCGACCAATGGAAGGACTTCTACACCGTGCCGAACGGATTGCCGGCCACGGCTGCCGTGTTTGCGGCTGTGCCTCAGGGCACCAATGCCGGGCGTGGGTCCAATACCAAGGGCTCGTCGAACATCATCAGCAATGGCTCCAAGATTGTGGTGCCCGAGGGCTACGGGTTGCTGTTGCTGCAGGATGGTGCCATCACGGGCTTTGTGGCCGAGCCGGGTGGCTATGAGTGGCGATCCGACGATCTGAACTCGAAGTCCATCTTCGCTGGCGATGGTCTGGTCGATTCTCTGATCAAGCAGAGCTGGGAACGCTTCAAGTTTGGCGGCCAGCCGGGTTCGCAGCAGGCGGCGTTCTTCGTGTCGCTCAAGGAACTGCCAGACAACCGCTTTGGCACGCAGTCTGAGATCTACTGGGACGACGGCTTCCTGAACACGCAAGTCGGCGCCGTCACGCGCGGGTCGTACACGATGAAGATCGTCGATCCCATCCTGTTCGTGAAGAACTTCGTGCCGGCCGCCTATCTGCAGCCCGGCAAGGTGTTTGACTTCACCGATCTCGACAACGCTGCGGCCAGCCAGTTGTTCAATGAAGTGGTGAGCTCGCTGGCGCCGGCGTTCAGTCTTTACACGAACGACCCGAGCAAGAACAACCGCATCACCAAGCTGCAGCAGGACTCGATCGGCTTTGCCAAGAGCCTGTCGGCGGCGGTCGAAAATGCCTACCAATGGAAGACCGATCGCGGCCTCGCCATCGTCAAGACGGCCATCGTGTCGATCGAATACGATGCGAACACCAAGGAACTGCTGAAGACGGTGCAGCGCGCCGATGCGTTGTCGGGCGCGCGCGGCAACTCGAATCTGCAGGCCAGCGTCGCTGCGGGCATCCAGGCGGCTGGCGAGAACAGCGGCGCAGCCGGTCTCGTCGGAATCGGCATGGCCAGTGGCATGATGGGCGGCGTCGCCGGCATCCAGCAGCCCGTCACACCGGCCGCTGAAGACCCCATCGCCAAGTTGAAGAAGGCCAAGGAAATGCTGGACCTGGGTCTGATCACCCAGGCCGACTACGATACCCTCAAGGCCAAAGCGCTAGGCTTGTAA
- a CDS encoding tetratricopeptide repeat protein, which yields MTAMNSEPWPERVVAGPWRAERDLGELRGPAGNQRLEPKVMDLFCLLANEPGRVWTREQLMATLWPGLVVGDDSLARTVSKLRQALGDDARAPQWIETIAKRGYRWIPVVESIVTMAPPTKAVVQPDAEPTESVARAYHRPQYWSKLTIGLALVIGLTVLAWLWSERTRHTREGGTQTSADNERLLVRADDHYFQFDRADNEAALELYQRVLNVDPENPAALAGLANALTQRAIRWPTPPGATAIEYRRLADALKAGHMAEEPARSQLRRARELAEAAVQRAPNAAAAHKALGLVLSAQGNLDQGLIEHQRAIELDPQAWPAMINLADVLTQLDRNDEARHWFEQAYAAMDQDYAENPAQVQHWQEALGILIGDRYRNAGDWRQAESWYRRVLTIAPLDPEATGGLAAVLIAGGDPEAATRLCDELTARIGHHGECPKTAASAEGRNGPNSADPLE from the coding sequence ATGACTGCAATGAATTCAGAGCCTTGGCCCGAGCGGGTGGTGGCCGGCCCATGGCGCGCTGAGCGTGACCTGGGTGAGCTTCGCGGCCCCGCGGGCAATCAGCGGTTGGAACCCAAGGTCATGGATCTCTTTTGTCTGCTTGCCAACGAGCCAGGGCGCGTCTGGACTCGGGAGCAACTGATGGCCACGCTGTGGCCCGGACTGGTCGTTGGTGACGACAGCCTCGCCCGGACGGTGTCAAAGTTGCGGCAGGCACTGGGCGATGACGCCCGAGCGCCACAGTGGATCGAAACCATCGCCAAGCGCGGCTATCGATGGATCCCGGTGGTTGAATCCATCGTAACCATGGCGCCGCCAACCAAAGCGGTCGTGCAGCCGGACGCTGAGCCGACCGAATCCGTCGCGCGCGCTTACCACCGTCCGCAATATTGGTCGAAACTGACGATCGGACTGGCATTGGTGATCGGTCTCACGGTTTTGGCTTGGCTGTGGTCCGAGCGGACCCGACACACCCGCGAAGGCGGAACCCAAACCAGTGCCGACAACGAGCGCCTCCTGGTTCGCGCCGACGATCACTACTTTCAGTTCGACCGTGCCGACAACGAAGCGGCGCTGGAGCTCTACCAACGGGTGTTGAATGTCGACCCCGAAAACCCCGCGGCCCTCGCGGGGCTCGCCAATGCGCTCACGCAACGAGCGATCCGTTGGCCGACCCCACCCGGTGCGACGGCCATCGAATATCGTCGCCTGGCCGACGCGCTGAAGGCAGGTCATATGGCCGAAGAGCCCGCCCGCAGCCAATTGCGACGCGCGCGCGAACTCGCCGAGGCGGCCGTGCAACGCGCACCGAACGCCGCAGCAGCGCATAAAGCACTGGGTTTGGTGCTCAGTGCGCAGGGCAATCTGGACCAGGGACTGATCGAGCACCAGCGCGCCATCGAACTGGACCCACAAGCGTGGCCCGCGATGATCAATCTCGCCGACGTCCTGACCCAACTTGATCGCAACGACGAAGCCCGCCATTGGTTCGAACAGGCCTATGCGGCCATGGATCAAGACTATGCGGAGAACCCCGCCCAAGTGCAGCACTGGCAGGAAGCGCTCGGCATTCTGATCGGTGACCGCTATCGAAATGCTGGCGACTGGCGCCAAGCCGAATCCTGGTATCGCCGAGTATTAACCATCGCGCCACTCGATCCTGAGGCGACCGGCGGTCTCGCCGCCGTGTTGATCGCCGGTGGTGATCCGGAAGCGGCGACCCGATTATGTGACGAGCTGACTGCCCGCATCGGTCATCATGGTGAGTGTCCGAAGACTGCGGCTAGTGCCGAGGGCCGCAATGGTCCCAATTCAGCCGATCCGCTCGAGTAA
- a CDS encoding VOC family protein has protein sequence MTIVRMDNVSIVVEDLDATISFFVELGMILEGRMMVDEEWAGRVTGVRDQKVEIAMLRTPDGHSRIELSHFHAPAMASDHRLAPVNSLGYLRVMFAVTDLDDTLARLRQFGATIVDEVVNYRDVYRLCYIRGPEGILLGLAQQLK, from the coding sequence ATGACAATCGTTCGGATGGACAATGTGAGCATCGTGGTGGAAGACCTCGATGCAACGATCTCGTTCTTTGTCGAACTCGGCATGATCCTCGAAGGTCGAATGATGGTCGACGAAGAATGGGCCGGGCGCGTTACGGGCGTCCGCGACCAGAAAGTCGAAATCGCGATGCTGCGCACGCCAGATGGCCACAGCCGGATCGAGCTGTCGCACTTCCACGCGCCCGCCATGGCGTCGGATCATCGGCTCGCGCCCGTCAATTCGCTGGGCTATTTGCGCGTGATGTTTGCCGTGACCGATCTCGACGACACCCTGGCGCGCCTGCGCCAGTTCGGCGCCACCATCGTGGATGAAGTCGTCAACTATCGAGATGTTTACCGGCTGTGTTACATCCGTGGGCCCGAAGGCATCTTGCTTGGCTTGGCGCAGCAACTCAAGTAG
- a CDS encoding DUF4832 domain-containing protein: MAQHRSDNQISMKILRAILTSALVLSANVAGSAVFLPPRTSDDVSNPHKGFMLWGTTFAADGGTDNFYGTRIFHVYVPWREVEPFDQSFDWSGFEQRHLAPIQAVYPDATFVLRLVADYPDGPASGISQYYSGGQLERDYPLFLEQAPFNIVGTDYTSCNGDGPGRAPAWNHPNMLTQMEQLIDAFAARYDGDARVTAIQIGLLGLWGEWHQTGCESLEPSSSTKQAIRDHYAQAFVQTPMQTRYPRATDVGNTEFGFHEDYFPSFTGACALFSPAMPLCDDSGDWNMEWAIANQSPGARDNWQQNPVSGESPLASQKNVWVSRQADIETLIRQYHFSVLGPAGKHEEPGFATALASIRRALGYNLHLDRLELPDPIHAGSPIPVTVALANTGSAPIYWQYELQLELVDTSGVTRWSTRFADDLRALHPGAPLTLQATALVPADLAPGTYSLRASLPARATNRPQIQLQSGGRDASGRVILGNVAVVAAELPLFAHGFE, encoded by the coding sequence ATGGCACAGCATCGAAGCGACAATCAAATCAGCATGAAAATTCTGCGGGCAATCCTGACCAGCGCGTTGGTCCTCAGTGCCAATGTGGCCGGCTCAGCTGTATTTCTGCCGCCCCGAACGAGCGACGATGTGTCGAATCCACACAAGGGTTTCATGCTCTGGGGCACGACGTTTGCAGCCGATGGCGGAACCGACAACTTCTACGGAACACGGATTTTTCATGTCTACGTACCTTGGCGGGAGGTGGAACCGTTCGATCAGAGTTTCGACTGGTCGGGCTTCGAACAGCGTCATCTGGCGCCGATCCAGGCCGTATATCCGGACGCGACTTTCGTGCTCCGCTTGGTCGCTGACTATCCTGATGGCCCAGCCAGCGGCATCAGTCAGTACTACTCAGGCGGCCAGTTGGAGCGAGACTATCCCTTGTTCCTCGAGCAAGCGCCCTTCAACATTGTCGGAACCGACTACACCAGTTGCAATGGAGATGGCCCAGGTCGGGCTCCGGCGTGGAATCATCCGAACATGTTGACGCAAATGGAGCAACTGATCGATGCATTCGCAGCGCGGTATGACGGCGACGCTCGAGTCACCGCCATACAAATCGGCCTATTGGGACTTTGGGGCGAGTGGCACCAGACCGGATGCGAGTCTCTGGAACCGAGTAGTTCGACCAAGCAAGCGATCCGTGACCACTACGCACAGGCTTTCGTGCAGACGCCGATGCAAACCCGATATCCCCGGGCTACGGACGTCGGCAATACCGAATTTGGCTTTCACGAAGACTACTTTCCGTCCTTTACCGGCGCGTGTGCGTTGTTCTCGCCCGCAATGCCATTGTGCGATGACAGCGGCGATTGGAACATGGAATGGGCGATCGCCAACCAATCGCCGGGCGCTCGTGACAACTGGCAGCAGAATCCCGTTTCCGGTGAGAGCCCGTTGGCCAGCCAAAAGAACGTCTGGGTGAGCCGCCAGGCTGACATCGAGACATTGATACGGCAGTACCACTTCAGCGTTCTTGGACCGGCGGGCAAGCATGAGGAACCCGGGTTTGCGACTGCGCTGGCGAGCATTCGCCGCGCGCTTGGCTACAATCTGCATTTAGATCGGCTGGAATTGCCCGACCCGATTCATGCTGGCAGTCCAATTCCGGTGACCGTCGCTCTTGCCAACACCGGCAGTGCGCCAATCTATTGGCAATATGAGCTGCAACTTGAACTAGTCGACACGAGCGGTGTTACCCGCTGGAGTACCCGATTTGCCGATGATTTGCGTGCGCTGCATCCCGGTGCGCCATTAACGCTGCAAGCCACTGCTCTCGTGCCTGCCGATCTGGCACCTGGGACCTATTCGCTGCGCGCCAGCTTGCCGGCCAGGGCGACGAATCGACCGCAAATCCAGCTTCAGAGTGGGGGTCGGGATGCCTCGGGCAGAGTGATACTTGGCAACGTCGCCGTTGTCGCTGCAGAGCTCCCGTTGTTTGCGCACGGGTTTGAGTGA
- a CDS encoding serine/threonine-protein kinase produces MNSNPSIHPTAALDTQDLKHPLDALRLASILSLAKSDDTWDPMILPDLSDPTQADFGAYQLLELIGQGGMGLVYRALQKSLNREVALKLLGPTALSLAGSRERFLTEARHAATLNHPNILPVLEVGSHAGIDFLSMPLARGETLAHRCRLGALAPKEALQLMIPITEAIDYAHRLGLLHLDLKPANILIDEHGQPLVADFGLARPMDERGQVLAQEVSGTPGFMAPEQVLIKEFRLSRSTDVYALGAILYRLVSGRSAHGSGDARTIMQRVLAGNVEPLQHIAGMPADLAAICAKAMAWRQEDRYETAAVMLDDLRRFQAGLDISARRPGIAERAMRWLRREPALASLSGALLLAGVGLAGTFGWMWTQQRALDQTTWQIAAMALESDSAILPIPMLNYDADVLVPVSPCMAAGRCPRSVFDWMFLGDGDENKAIQDRVLAGIEQGLLQPDALGFQHERLQRLHDRFVYYRDSRLLQHHVDAFAADASVLGLITAANRRSPGGYATVVQQFDLYVVNEQINGATPPKVMPAQQLFEQAMSRRREEWEFYVVAKFCNVDVEPCLSARRDFANRAPDNAVADLLQLPDSIQSEPGNPIFRPEWDAIVLAASQKARFEQTYPEVLPAALDLAARVKSKLAPTDAITTAFLARSAYASLGDSLLHRLGAYCRISAMTRDRADIETACAQLFQLATKQDPRFLRDATVARCYLLHYLPEGEARSIVQDEFRQLSWLTNARHYIAPGRDDDALWLQRTPTDGSLGYVKQAIDAQGIPTEPPAGFQPFEPLPWRDANGQRIAYAPPQNMSACGAL; encoded by the coding sequence ATGAATTCTAATCCGTCCATCCACCCGACCGCGGCCTTGGACACGCAAGACCTCAAGCACCCACTTGACGCCCTCCGACTCGCGTCGATTTTGTCCCTGGCAAAATCAGACGACACATGGGACCCAATGATCCTGCCGGATCTCAGTGATCCGACGCAGGCTGATTTTGGCGCTTATCAATTGTTGGAATTGATCGGCCAGGGCGGCATGGGTCTCGTTTACCGGGCGTTGCAGAAGTCGCTGAATCGAGAGGTGGCCCTGAAGTTGCTCGGCCCAACGGCGCTGAGTCTGGCGGGCTCACGCGAGCGCTTCCTGACCGAGGCACGCCACGCCGCCACGTTGAACCACCCAAACATTCTGCCCGTATTGGAAGTCGGCAGTCATGCGGGTATCGATTTTCTCAGCATGCCCTTGGCGCGCGGTGAAACACTCGCCCATCGCTGTCGCCTTGGCGCTCTGGCGCCGAAGGAAGCGCTGCAGTTGATGATTCCGATCACTGAGGCCATCGACTATGCCCATCGGCTAGGGCTCCTTCATCTCGACCTGAAACCGGCCAACATTCTGATCGACGAGCACGGTCAACCACTGGTTGCCGACTTCGGCCTGGCGCGACCCATGGATGAACGTGGGCAAGTGCTCGCCCAAGAAGTGTCGGGGACACCCGGCTTTATGGCGCCAGAGCAAGTACTGATCAAAGAGTTTCGCCTGTCGCGGAGCACCGATGTCTACGCGCTCGGCGCCATCTTGTACCGCCTCGTCAGCGGCCGCTCGGCGCATGGTAGCGGCGATGCCCGTACCATCATGCAACGAGTGCTGGCCGGAAACGTCGAACCGCTGCAGCACATCGCTGGCATGCCGGCCGATCTTGCTGCGATCTGTGCCAAAGCCATGGCTTGGCGGCAGGAAGATCGTTACGAGACCGCCGCGGTCATGCTGGATGACCTGCGGCGCTTTCAGGCAGGACTCGACATCAGCGCACGTCGACCGGGTATCGCCGAACGGGCTATGCGTTGGCTTCGGCGAGAGCCTGCGCTGGCATCCCTCAGTGGCGCGTTGCTGCTCGCGGGCGTCGGACTCGCCGGAACCTTCGGCTGGATGTGGACCCAGCAGCGGGCTTTGGATCAAACCACTTGGCAAATCGCCGCCATGGCGCTTGAGAGCGACAGCGCGATTCTGCCGATACCGATGTTGAACTACGATGCCGACGTGCTGGTCCCCGTGTCACCGTGCATGGCCGCGGGCCGGTGCCCGCGATCGGTGTTCGACTGGATGTTCTTAGGCGACGGCGACGAGAATAAGGCAATTCAGGACCGAGTCCTCGCGGGCATCGAGCAAGGGCTGCTGCAACCAGATGCGCTGGGATTTCAGCACGAGCGCCTACAAAGGCTGCACGATCGATTCGTCTACTATCGAGACAGTCGGCTGCTGCAGCACCATGTTGACGCCTTCGCAGCCGATGCCAGCGTTCTGGGTTTGATCACGGCCGCGAATAGGCGATCACCGGGCGGCTACGCCACGGTCGTCCAACAATTCGATCTGTATGTGGTCAACGAACAGATCAATGGTGCGACCCCGCCCAAGGTCATGCCCGCGCAACAACTGTTCGAGCAGGCCATGAGTCGTCGGCGCGAGGAATGGGAATTCTATGTCGTCGCGAAATTCTGCAACGTCGACGTCGAACCTTGCCTCAGTGCGCGTCGGGACTTTGCGAATCGGGCGCCCGACAATGCTGTCGCCGACCTATTGCAACTGCCCGATAGCATCCAAAGTGAACCGGGCAATCCGATTTTCCGGCCGGAATGGGATGCCATCGTTCTGGCTGCGAGTCAGAAGGCGCGATTCGAGCAAACCTATCCAGAAGTGTTGCCGGCTGCCTTGGATTTGGCGGCGCGCGTCAAGAGCAAGCTGGCGCCGACAGACGCGATCACCACCGCGTTTCTTGCGCGCTCGGCCTATGCGAGTCTCGGCGACAGTCTGTTGCACCGCTTGGGCGCTTACTGCCGAATCAGTGCCATGACCCGTGATCGGGCCGATATCGAGACGGCCTGTGCGCAACTATTCCAGTTGGCAACCAAGCAGGATCCGCGTTTTCTGCGCGATGCCACGGTAGCCCGTTGCTACTTGCTGCACTACTTGCCAGAGGGCGAGGCGCGCAGCATCGTGCAGGATGAGTTTCGCCAGCTCAGCTGGCTGACCAACGCGCGCCACTACATTGCGCCCGGGCGCGACGACGACGCGTTATGGTTGCAGCGCACACCGACCGACGGGTCACTCGGCTACGTCAAACAGGCGATCGACGCGCAGGGCATTCCGACCGAGCCGCCTGCCGGCTTTCAACCGTTTGAGCCGCTGCCTTGGCGCGATGCAAACGGCCAGCGCATCGCGTATGCACCGCCGCAAAACATGTCGGCTTGCGGGGCACTATGA
- a CDS encoding RNA polymerase sigma factor, protein MHFPSTRWSLLVAAADPDQSRVAWEALARSYRPAIVAYFRARFRPEVAEDLTQQFLTESIESAWWTRADAGTASFRTFLRVLLQRFGARHHERFSVEHDPNWQADDSAAESSAPAPGPEQIFELRFAQILVHRAEEHLKASLQEDPAQLALLPMLFADSGHGDLKQVAEQLSLTPNTLTQRLKRLRVRFKAQLRSEIGELLSDPENLDVELQGLLSTLRRA, encoded by the coding sequence ATGCACTTTCCATCCACCCGCTGGAGCCTCCTGGTTGCTGCTGCCGACCCGGACCAAAGTCGCGTGGCTTGGGAAGCGCTGGCGCGTTCCTATCGCCCAGCGATCGTGGCCTATTTCCGAGCACGTTTCCGCCCGGAGGTGGCCGAGGATCTCACCCAGCAATTTCTGACGGAGTCGATTGAATCGGCGTGGTGGACACGAGCCGATGCGGGTACCGCCAGCTTTCGCACCTTTTTGCGAGTGCTACTGCAGCGGTTCGGTGCGCGTCATCATGAGCGCTTCAGCGTGGAACATGATCCGAATTGGCAAGCGGACGATTCCGCCGCCGAGTCATCGGCGCCTGCGCCTGGGCCAGAGCAGATCTTCGAGTTGCGCTTCGCGCAGATTCTGGTCCACCGTGCAGAGGAACACCTGAAGGCGTCGCTGCAAGAAGACCCGGCGCAACTCGCGCTGTTGCCCATGCTGTTTGCAGATAGCGGACACGGTGATCTGAAGCAGGTGGCAGAACAACTCAGTCTGACGCCGAACACACTTACTCAGCGTCTGAAGCGACTGAGGGTCCGCTTCAAGGCGCAGCTGCGTTCGGAGATCGGGGAGTTGCTGAGCGATCCCGAAAACCTTGATGTCGAGTTGCAAGGCCTTCTGAGCACGCTTCGACGGGCTTAG